The following coding sequences lie in one Gammaproteobacteria bacterium genomic window:
- a CDS encoding ATP-dependent DNA helicase: MRDDPRTLLGAEGPFARLLPGFAPRAEQQDMAEAVHAALGKRGRLVVEAGTGVGKTFAYLVPALLAEERVILSTGTRNLQDQLFFKDLPLVLDALDLHVNTALLKGRANYLCLHRLETAVHDTRPQAQKHTAVLQRMQSWGRRSERGDIVEFTDVPEDSPLWPRVTSTVDNCLGSECPRYDACFVVKARRQAQEAELVVINHHLFMADLSLKDTGFGELLPEAGAVILDEAHQLPEVASQFFGTSLGSRQLLDLAQDTVAEQIAEAHDMTALRTLAADLEKATRDFRLLMGREGQRAAWQPMTERREIADGLQTLQDNLTTLTAALDSVAERGKGLANCYRRATQSLARLHALVEPEDAVIQWFETFPRSFVIHSTPLDIATPFQQQMARRDCAWVFTSATLTVDGGFDHFCQRMGVTDTETLQLDSPFDFQNNALLYLPPDMPDPNSEAHTRAVVEEAIPLIQANGGRCFLLFTSYRALRTAAGRLQGRVDYPLLVQGEAPRAVLIERFRELGNAVLLGTSSFWEGVDVRGQALSLVIIDKLPFASPGDPVLSARLDAIRAGGGNPFMEYQVPQAAIALKQGVGRLIRDVNDRGLLVLCDPRVTGKHYGRVFLRSLPEIPRTRRRAEALDFLAACQEVA; encoded by the coding sequence GTGAGGGACGACCCGCGTACGCTGCTCGGGGCGGAAGGCCCTTTTGCGCGGCTCCTGCCGGGCTTCGCGCCGCGCGCCGAACAGCAGGACATGGCCGAGGCCGTGCATGCGGCATTGGGCAAACGCGGTCGGCTGGTGGTCGAGGCCGGCACCGGGGTCGGCAAGACCTTCGCCTATCTGGTACCCGCCCTGCTGGCGGAGGAGCGGGTGATCCTGTCCACGGGGACCCGCAACCTGCAGGATCAGCTGTTTTTCAAGGACCTGCCCCTGGTGCTCGACGCCCTCGACCTGCACGTGAACACCGCGCTGTTGAAAGGGCGGGCCAACTACCTGTGCCTGCACCGTCTGGAGACCGCCGTGCACGACACGCGCCCCCAGGCGCAGAAGCACACGGCAGTGCTGCAGCGCATGCAGTCCTGGGGGCGGCGCAGCGAACGCGGCGACATCGTCGAGTTCACCGATGTGCCGGAAGACAGTCCCCTGTGGCCGCGCGTCACCTCTACCGTGGACAACTGCCTGGGCAGCGAATGCCCGCGCTACGACGCCTGTTTCGTGGTCAAGGCGCGCCGCCAGGCGCAGGAGGCCGAGCTGGTGGTGATCAACCATCATCTGTTTATGGCCGACCTGTCGCTCAAGGACACCGGCTTCGGCGAGCTGCTGCCCGAGGCCGGGGCGGTGATTCTCGACGAGGCCCACCAGCTGCCCGAGGTCGCCAGCCAGTTTTTCGGCACCTCGCTCGGCAGTCGTCAGCTACTGGATCTGGCCCAGGATACCGTCGCCGAGCAGATTGCCGAGGCGCACGACATGACGGCGCTGCGTACCCTGGCAGCCGACCTGGAAAAGGCGACGCGCGATTTCCGGCTGCTGATGGGCCGGGAAGGACAGCGCGCCGCCTGGCAGCCGATGACCGAACGGCGTGAGATCGCGGACGGGCTGCAGACCTTGCAGGACAACCTGACCACCCTGACCGCGGCGCTGGACAGCGTGGCCGAGCGCGGCAAGGGGCTGGCCAACTGCTACCGGCGCGCCACTCAGTCGCTGGCGCGCCTGCACGCCCTGGTGGAACCGGAGGATGCCGTCATCCAGTGGTTCGAGACCTTCCCGCGCAGTTTCGTGATTCACAGCACGCCGCTGGACATCGCCACGCCGTTCCAGCAACAGATGGCGCGCCGCGACTGCGCCTGGGTGTTCACCTCCGCCACCCTGACGGTGGACGGCGGCTTCGACCATTTCTGTCAGCGCATGGGCGTGACCGACACCGAGACGCTGCAGCTCGACAGCCCGTTCGACTTCCAGAACAACGCGCTGCTGTACCTTCCGCCCGACATGCCGGATCCGAACAGCGAGGCCCATACCCGCGCCGTGGTGGAGGAGGCGATCCCGCTGATCCAGGCCAACGGCGGGCGCTGTTTCCTGCTGTTCACCAGCTACCGCGCCCTGCGCACTGCCGCCGGGCGGCTGCAGGGGCGTGTGGATTATCCGCTGCTGGTGCAGGGCGAGGCGCCGCGCGCCGTGCTGATCGAGCGTTTTCGCGAACTGGGCAACGCGGTACTGCTCGGCACCAGCAGTTTCTGGGAAGGGGTGGACGTGCGCGGCCAGGCCCTGAGCCTGGTCATCATCGACAAACTGCCGTTCGCCTCGCCAGGCGATCCCGTGCTCAGCGCGCGCCTGGACGCGATTCGCGCCGGCGGCGGCAATCCCTTCATGGAATACCAGGTGCCGCAGGCCGCCATCGCACTCAAGCAGGGAGTAGGGCGGCTGATTCGCGACGTCAACGACCGGGGGCTGCTGGTGCTGTGCGATCCGCGCGTCACGGGCAAGCACTACGGGCGTGTGTTTCTGCGCAGCCTGCCGGAAATCCCGCGTACCCGGCGCCGCGCCGAGGCGCTGGACTTCCTCGCCGCCTGCCAGGAAGTGGCCTGA
- the tsaB gene encoding tRNA (adenosine(37)-N6)-threonylcarbamoyltransferase complex dimerization subunit type 1 TsaB: protein MQLLGIETATEACSAALWLDGEVHSRFEIAPRRHAQLILPMMQELLDEAGLALADMDALAFGRGPGAFTGLRIAAGIVQGAALAADVPVVPVSTLASVAQQSFENLGAERVLVANDARMGEVYAGYFCCDAEGLAYAVGDEAVVHPEVLPLEDGRWLGVGSGFAAYREVLTQRLEMNLIDVQPDIWPDARYLMRLAVAAFAKGDAVAPEDALPVYLRDDVADKPRPR from the coding sequence ATGCAGTTGCTGGGCATCGAGACGGCCACCGAGGCCTGCTCCGCCGCACTGTGGCTCGACGGTGAGGTACACTCCCGGTTCGAGATTGCGCCCCGCCGCCACGCCCAGCTGATTCTGCCCATGATGCAGGAACTGCTCGACGAGGCCGGCCTGGCCCTGGCGGACATGGATGCCCTGGCCTTCGGGCGCGGGCCCGGCGCGTTCACCGGACTGCGCATCGCCGCCGGCATCGTACAGGGGGCGGCGCTGGCCGCCGACGTCCCCGTCGTGCCGGTCTCCACCCTGGCCTCGGTTGCCCAGCAGAGTTTCGAGAACCTCGGCGCCGAGCGCGTGCTGGTGGCCAACGATGCGCGCATGGGCGAGGTGTATGCCGGGTATTTTTGCTGCGACGCGGAAGGGTTGGCCTACGCGGTGGGGGATGAAGCCGTCGTGCATCCCGAGGTGCTGCCTTTGGAAGACGGCCGCTGGCTCGGTGTCGGCAGCGGTTTCGCCGCCTATCGCGAGGTGCTGACTCAGCGACTGGAAATGAACCTGATCGATGTTCAACCCGATATCTGGCCCGATGCCCGCTACCTGATGCGCCTCGCGGTGGCCGCTTTCGCCAAGGGCGATGCGGTGGCGCCGGAGGATGCGCTGCCCGTCTATCTGCGCGACGACGTGGCCGACAAGCCGCGGCCGCGCTGA
- a CDS encoding GDSL-type esterase/lipase family protein, whose amino-acid sequence MRILILLCCILLAPAGVAAEKAAPVVLAFGDSLTFGKGVTPNEAYPKDLARISGWHVVNGGISGETTAEGRQRLPGLLAKVKPDYLVLIEGGNDSLHMVPVEETQRNLVAMIRMAQRAGVRVVMFGLPAAGLDQSKFWFDLAAAPQYINAARATGVAIDVQTLPVLLLTPWMKSDPLHLNARGYRELAKAAWQLLGNSKQSGQLIHTGDQPPLGPVVSRESGNAI is encoded by the coding sequence ATGCGTATCTTGATATTGCTGTGTTGCATTTTGCTCGCGCCGGCCGGCGTGGCGGCGGAAAAAGCCGCGCCCGTCGTCCTGGCCTTCGGCGACAGCCTCACCTTCGGCAAAGGCGTGACGCCAAACGAGGCCTACCCCAAAGACCTGGCCAGAATCAGCGGCTGGCATGTCGTCAACGGCGGGATCTCGGGCGAAACGACCGCCGAAGGCCGCCAGCGCCTCCCCGGCCTGCTGGCGAAGGTCAAGCCCGACTACCTGGTGCTGATCGAGGGCGGCAATGACAGTCTGCACATGGTGCCGGTGGAGGAAACCCAGCGGAACCTGGTGGCCATGATCCGCATGGCGCAGCGTGCCGGCGTGCGGGTGGTGATGTTCGGCCTACCCGCCGCGGGGCTGGACCAGAGCAAGTTCTGGTTCGATCTGGCTGCCGCGCCCCAGTACATCAACGCAGCCCGCGCTACCGGTGTCGCCATCGACGTGCAGACGCTGCCCGTCCTCCTGCTGACGCCGTGGATGAAATCCGATCCCCTGCATCTGAACGCCCGCGGCTACCGCGAACTGGCCAAGGCGGCCTGGCAGCTGCTGGGGAATTCGAAACAATCGGGGCAGTTGATCCACACGGGGGATCAACCACCGCTCGGGCCGGTCGTGTCCCGTGAATCGGGGAACGCGATCTAA